In Solidesulfovibrio sp., one DNA window encodes the following:
- a CDS encoding hydrogenase: protein MEFAHTEAIRLADVPLLDVAAFRREVLDRVTDGWRVLCLFCLPGADGPGLVAVLGRDRDGRLRCCRSLPVRRYVSLTPECPQCHWFEREIFERHAVLPEGHPWLKPIRFTAPPDGGPRPEPGVTDYFRVHGEEAHEVAVGPVHAGIIEPGHFRFQCFGENVFHLEISLGYQHRGIENLLLGGPDVRTPHFMETAAGDTTIGHSLAHAAVMEAFAGQTAPPRGRAIGRVALELERLANHTGDLGALAGDVGYLPTMSYCGRIRGDFLNMTAILCGNRFGRGLVRPDGACHDLDTGAVRVLTGRLEAARRAAFGAAQLLFADTTVLARFEGTGHLTTEAALDLGLVGPPARACGLARDARRAFPQPGAGPKDIPVKLHDFGDVYARALVRRLEMEASLDFLDAALAGLPKGPIRADLPAGLPPDSLAVGLIEGWRGEIRHVAVTGPDGRFAAYKIVDPSFVNWFGLAVALRGQQISDFPLCNKSFNLSYCGHDL, encoded by the coding sequence GTGGAATTTGCCCATACCGAGGCCATCCGCCTGGCCGACGTGCCGCTGCTGGACGTGGCCGCCTTTCGCCGGGAGGTCCTGGACCGGGTGACCGACGGCTGGCGCGTGCTGTGCCTGTTTTGCCTGCCGGGCGCGGACGGCCCGGGTCTGGTGGCCGTGCTTGGCCGCGATCGCGACGGCCGGCTCCGTTGCTGCCGCTCCCTTCCGGTCAGGCGCTACGTTTCGCTCACCCCCGAGTGCCCGCAGTGCCACTGGTTCGAGCGCGAAATCTTCGAGCGCCACGCCGTCCTGCCCGAGGGCCATCCCTGGCTCAAGCCCATCCGCTTCACCGCCCCGCCGGACGGCGGGCCGCGCCCCGAGCCGGGCGTCACGGACTATTTCCGCGTCCACGGCGAGGAAGCCCATGAGGTGGCCGTGGGGCCGGTCCATGCCGGCATCATCGAGCCCGGGCATTTCCGCTTCCAGTGTTTCGGCGAAAACGTCTTCCACCTGGAGATCAGCCTCGGCTACCAGCACCGGGGCATCGAGAACCTGCTTCTCGGCGGGCCGGACGTGCGCACGCCCCATTTCATGGAGACCGCCGCCGGGGACACCACCATCGGCCATTCCCTGGCCCATGCCGCGGTCATGGAGGCCTTCGCCGGCCAGACCGCCCCGCCGCGCGGCCGGGCCATCGGCCGCGTCGCCCTGGAACTGGAACGCCTGGCCAACCACACGGGCGACCTCGGCGCCCTGGCCGGCGACGTCGGCTACCTGCCCACCATGTCCTATTGCGGCCGCATCCGGGGCGATTTCCTCAACATGACGGCGATCCTGTGCGGCAACCGCTTCGGCCGGGGGCTCGTCCGCCCGGACGGGGCCTGCCACGACCTGGACACGGGTGCTGTCCGGGTGCTGACGGGCCGGCTGGAGGCGGCCCGGCGGGCGGCCTTCGGCGCCGCCCAGCTCCTTTTCGCCGACACCACCGTCCTGGCCCGCTTCGAGGGCACGGGGCACCTGACCACGGAGGCGGCCCTGGACCTCGGCCTGGTCGGCCCGCCGGCCCGGGCCTGCGGCCTGGCCCGCGACGCCAGGCGCGCCTTTCCCCAGCCCGGGGCCGGGCCGAAGGACATTCCCGTCAAGCTGCACGACTTCGGCGACGTCTACGCCCGGGCGCTGGTGCGCCGCCTGGAGATGGAGGCCTCGCTGGATTTCCTCGACGCCGCCCTGGCCGGCCTGCCCAAGGGGCCGATCCGGGCCGACCTGCCGGCGGGGCTGCCGCCGGACAGCCTGGCCGTGGGGCTCATCGAGGGCTGGCGCGGCGAGATCCGCCACGTGGCGGTGACCGGCCCGGACGGGCGATTCGCCGCCTACAAGATCGTGGACCCGTCGTTCGTCAACTGGTTCGGCCTGGCCGTGGCCCTGCGGGGGCAGCAGATTTCCGATTTTCCCCTGTGCAACAAGAGCTTCAACCTGTCCTACTGCGGCCACGACCTGTAG
- a CDS encoding 4Fe-4S binding protein: protein MLDILAERLRQGRRTVAFPKAVPDLPPRYRGLPVLADNPCVESCTACAGVCPTGALGVDAESLFIDLGRCILCGACERDCPKGMVTFSRDHRLAASTREGLIVRPGRRPQVTPLEPARRRLFARSLKLREISAAGCNACEADTNVLTTVVFDLGRFGIDFVASPRHADGVAITGPVPRNMLAATIATYQAVPDPRVAIAIGSCAISGGLFAAGGDAAHGATPHLPVDLFIPGCPPHPLTILDGLLRLLGLPTP, encoded by the coding sequence ATGCTCGACATCCTCGCCGAACGCCTGCGCCAGGGACGCCGCACCGTGGCCTTTCCCAAGGCCGTCCCGGATCTGCCGCCGCGCTACCGCGGCCTGCCCGTGCTGGCCGACAACCCGTGCGTGGAAAGCTGCACCGCCTGCGCCGGCGTCTGCCCCACCGGGGCGCTCGGCGTCGACGCCGAAAGCCTTTTCATCGACCTTGGCCGGTGCATCCTGTGCGGCGCCTGTGAGCGCGACTGCCCCAAGGGCATGGTGACCTTCAGCCGGGACCACCGCCTGGCCGCGTCCACCCGGGAGGGCCTGATCGTGCGCCCGGGCAGGCGGCCGCAAGTCACGCCCCTCGAGCCCGCCCGGCGCCGGCTTTTCGCCAGATCGCTCAAACTTCGCGAAATCAGCGCCGCCGGCTGCAACGCCTGCGAGGCCGACACCAACGTACTCACCACCGTCGTCTTCGACCTCGGCCGCTTCGGCATCGATTTCGTGGCCTCGCCGCGCCATGCCGACGGCGTGGCCATAACCGGCCCCGTGCCGCGCAACATGCTGGCCGCCACCATCGCCACCTACCAGGCCGTGCCCGACCCCCGGGTGGCCATCGCCATCGGCAGCTGCGCCATCTCGGGCGGGCTTTTCGCCGCCGGCGGCGACGCCGCCCACGGGGCCACGCCCCATCTGCCCGTGGACCTGTTCATCCCGGGCTGCCCGCCGCATCCGCTGACCATCCTCGACGGCCTGCTGCGGCTGCTCGGCCTCCCGACGCCCTAG
- a CDS encoding aminotransferase class V-fold PLP-dependent enzyme — MEHDAVRAEFPVVAETAFFNHAAVSPLPRRACLAGQAVFADRCQRASADYFRWMDTVAETRLRAARLLGTVPGQVAFTGNTSHGLGLVAAGLAWRAGDTVAVTWPDFPTLRFAFDNLAGRGVRIVEIPKHDGRVDLDAARRLVPGCRLVVASTVDWSTGVAAPVEELAGLCRQFGALLCLDAIQSLGALPLDVTALGVDFLAAGCHKWQLGPMGLGIFYVSPASGGLLDTVLAGWRSMREAEALGPDFRLADGAGRFEPGTQDIAGIAAYGASLSLLEAIGAQAVRERIFAVCDGLAAGLAARGLAVASPLAGPERSGILAFGHPDAPGLYAALMGANVPVSLRAGRIRLSPHCYNDARDTERFFAVLDAFDGREPYC; from the coding sequence ATGGAACACGATGCGGTGCGCGCGGAATTCCCGGTGGTGGCCGAAACCGCCTTTTTCAACCATGCGGCGGTTTCGCCCCTGCCCCGACGGGCCTGCCTGGCCGGTCAGGCGGTCTTCGCCGACCGCTGCCAGCGCGCCTCGGCCGATTACTTCCGCTGGATGGACACCGTGGCCGAAACCCGCTTGCGCGCCGCCCGGCTCCTCGGCACGGTTCCCGGGCAGGTGGCCTTCACCGGCAACACCTCCCACGGCCTGGGGCTCGTGGCCGCCGGCCTGGCCTGGCGGGCGGGCGACACCGTGGCCGTGACCTGGCCGGATTTCCCCACGCTGCGCTTTGCCTTCGACAACCTGGCCGGGCGCGGCGTGCGGATCGTGGAAATCCCCAAGCACGACGGCCGGGTGGACCTCGATGCCGCCAGGCGCCTCGTTCCCGGCTGCCGGCTGGTGGTGGCCTCCACCGTGGACTGGAGCACGGGCGTGGCCGCGCCCGTGGAGGAACTGGCCGGGCTGTGCCGCCAGTTTGGGGCGCTGTTGTGCCTCGATGCCATCCAGAGCCTGGGGGCGCTGCCCCTGGACGTGACGGCCCTTGGCGTCGATTTCCTGGCCGCCGGCTGCCACAAATGGCAGCTTGGGCCCATGGGCCTGGGGATATTCTACGTTTCGCCCGCCTCCGGGGGGCTCCTCGACACGGTGCTGGCCGGCTGGCGCTCCATGCGGGAGGCCGAGGCCTTGGGCCCGGACTTCCGGTTGGCCGACGGCGCCGGCCGCTTCGAGCCCGGCACCCAGGACATCGCCGGCATCGCCGCCTACGGCGCGTCGTTGTCGCTGCTGGAGGCGATCGGCGCCCAGGCGGTGCGGGAGCGGATTTTCGCCGTCTGCGACGGGCTGGCCGCGGGCCTGGCCGCGCGGGGCCTGGCCGTGGCCTCGCCCCTGGCCGGCCCGGAGCGCTCCGGCATCCTGGCCTTTGGCCATCCCGACGCGCCGGGCCTGTACGCCGCCCTCATGGGGGCCAACGTGCCCGTGTCACTGCGGGCCGGCCGCATCCGGCTTTCGCCCCACTGCTACAACGACGCCCGGGACACCGAACGGTTCTTCGCGGTCCTGGACGCTTTCGACGGCCGTGAACCCTATTGCTGA
- a CDS encoding methyl-accepting chemotaxis protein, giving the protein MKNMKLGIKISIGFGLLIVIACALGAMAVISMHGVEEQSTRLAKEYVPEMAIANSIERATLQTMVEMRSYGYSEDKKQFDAGMRSFTELKRALADAKAHSDKYPGLVKLREDVSKAQAKAVEYERLIGESASRMEALAAVRRNLDVAAADFVKNCEAYQDSQSKTLLEEIGKGSGADVLRDRAEKSDEIGDIINLGTAIRVGNYRGQLFRDPRHIEEALKNFGPLEQAVEALRAKTRNEANLRQLAGIKDAALKYRQALLDFLDNYKAMQELNAKRIDTANAVQDAAEETAKAALEGTQRIANDAVSSLSSASSIMIGGLAVALVLCILVAVLLTKAITGPVVKGVGFAKAMAEGDFTRLLDIDQKDEIGVLAASLNEMVGKLREVVAEVQSASENVASGSEELSASAQSMSQGATEQAASVEEISSSMEQMSSNIKQNAENAQQTQSIAVKAAQDARQGGEAVVSAVAAMKNIAEKISIIEEIARQTNLLALNAAIEAARAGEHGKGFAVVAAEVRKLAERSGSAAAEISELSSSSVQVAERAGAMLTKMVPDIQRTADLVQEIAAASQEQNSGADQINRAIQQLDQVVQQNASASEEMASTSEELSSQAEQLQSTMAFFRVDGAGRSHVRAVKALPASGQRRPAARPMARPAAAKHQAGGVGINLDDKDDDFERF; this is encoded by the coding sequence GTGAAGAACATGAAGCTTGGCATCAAGATCAGCATCGGCTTTGGATTATTGATCGTCATCGCCTGTGCCCTGGGGGCCATGGCCGTGATCAGCATGCACGGGGTGGAAGAGCAGTCCACACGGCTGGCCAAGGAATACGTGCCGGAAATGGCCATCGCCAACAGTATCGAGCGCGCCACCCTGCAGACCATGGTGGAAATGCGTTCCTATGGCTACAGCGAGGACAAGAAGCAATTCGACGCCGGCATGCGCAGTTTCACGGAGCTCAAACGGGCGCTGGCCGACGCCAAGGCGCATTCGGACAAATACCCCGGCCTGGTCAAGCTGCGGGAAGACGTGAGCAAGGCCCAGGCCAAGGCCGTCGAATACGAGCGCCTCATCGGCGAATCGGCCTCCCGCATGGAGGCCCTGGCCGCCGTGCGCCGCAACCTGGACGTCGCCGCCGCGGACTTCGTGAAAAACTGCGAGGCCTACCAGGACAGCCAGAGCAAAACCCTGCTCGAGGAGATCGGCAAAGGCTCGGGCGCCGACGTCCTGCGGGACCGCGCCGAAAAAAGCGACGAGATCGGGGACATCATCAACCTCGGCACGGCCATTCGGGTGGGCAACTACCGGGGACAACTTTTCCGCGACCCCCGGCACATCGAGGAGGCCCTCAAGAACTTCGGCCCCCTGGAGCAGGCGGTGGAGGCGTTGCGGGCCAAGACGCGCAACGAGGCCAACCTGCGCCAACTGGCCGGCATCAAGGACGCCGCCCTGAAATACCGCCAGGCCCTGCTGGATTTCCTGGACAACTACAAGGCCATGCAGGAACTCAACGCCAAGCGCATCGACACGGCCAACGCCGTCCAGGACGCCGCCGAGGAAACGGCCAAGGCCGCGCTGGAGGGCACGCAACGGATCGCCAATGACGCCGTGTCCAGCCTGTCGAGCGCCTCGTCGATCATGATCGGCGGACTGGCCGTGGCCCTGGTGCTGTGCATCCTCGTGGCCGTGCTCCTGACCAAGGCCATTACCGGGCCGGTGGTCAAGGGCGTGGGATTCGCCAAGGCCATGGCCGAGGGCGATTTCACCCGCCTGCTCGACATCGACCAGAAGGACGAGATCGGCGTGCTGGCCGCTTCGCTCAATGAAATGGTGGGCAAGCTGCGCGAGGTGGTGGCCGAGGTCCAGTCGGCCTCGGAGAACGTGGCCTCGGGCTCCGAGGAGCTGTCCGCCTCGGCCCAGAGCATGTCCCAGGGGGCGACCGAGCAGGCGGCCAGCGTCGAGGAAATCTCCTCGTCCATGGAGCAGATGAGCTCGAATATCAAGCAGAACGCCGAAAACGCCCAGCAGACCCAGTCCATCGCCGTCAAGGCCGCCCAGGACGCCCGCCAGGGCGGCGAGGCCGTGGTTTCGGCCGTGGCGGCCATGAAAAACATCGCCGAGAAGATTTCCATCATCGAGGAGATCGCCCGCCAGACCAACCTGCTGGCCTTAAACGCCGCCATCGAGGCCGCCCGGGCCGGCGAACACGGCAAGGGCTTCGCCGTGGTGGCCGCCGAGGTCCGAAAGCTCGCCGAACGCAGCGGCTCGGCCGCGGCCGAAATCTCCGAGTTGTCTTCCTCCAGCGTCCAGGTGGCCGAACGGGCCGGGGCCATGCTGACCAAGATGGTGCCGGACATCCAACGCACGGCCGACCTGGTCCAGGAGATCGCCGCCGCGAGCCAGGAGCAGAATTCCGGGGCCGACCAGATCAACCGGGCCATCCAGCAACTCGACCAGGTGGTGCAGCAAAACGCCTCGGCCTCCGAGGAGATGGCCTCCACCTCCGAGGAGCTTTCGAGCCAGGCCGAACAGCTCCAAAGCACCATGGCCTTCTTCCGGGTCGACGGCGCGGGCCGCTCCCATGTCCGGGCCGTCAAGGCCCTGCCCGCCAGCGGCCAACGCCGTCCGGCGGCCCGGCCCATGGCCCGCCCGGCCGCGGCCAAGCACCAGGCCGGCGGCGTCGGCATCAACCTCGACGACAAGGACGACGATTTCGAGCGGTTCTAG
- a CDS encoding FtsX-like permease family protein, whose product MELLDDLALAARLARRELRAGIRGFGVFLACLAIGVGAVAGVGSLAAAHRQGLARDAATLLGGDLEATLSQRPATPEELAALRALGPTSHLVSLQVMARRETGPAKRALATLRAVDEAYPLYGVVALDPARPLAEVLAVRDGLPGAAAAPELLSRLGLGLGERLRVADAIFEIRAVLGREPDASAGLASSLGPRLVVGIDQLAKAGLTGPGSLTRHSYRVRLPAGADAPALAEGLRQAFPTSGWRVRDAAAAQPGLARFMDRLTAVTGLVALASLLLGGIGVSQAVSGYLDGRTIAVATLKCLGAPRRLVAATYFLVIAALAGVGIAAGLALGAAAPPLAGPILSRFLPVTLAPGPYPGALTLAAACGALTTLGFSLPHLAMAGRTPPLLLFRGYAAPSLARATLAARLPGLACLAALAALAIGVSPNRRLGIGFVVAVVGATLLLRLLSRLARLLARLPGRRHGPVGLGLRALTRPDNRVAPVLAALGLGLSILCAMALVEANFRQAAVEDIPRAAPAFFFVDIQPGQRDDFLATATAVPGVTRVETSPMARGRIARLGDVPAESVAADEDVRWAVQGDRGLTYAADMPQGTRLTAGRWWPRDYAGPPLVSVEEAVAKGLGLGLGDTVTVNVLGREITATVASLRRVNWLSLAINYVFVFSPGSLDGAPVTYLATAYTDPAAPGSDEAVFAAVTDRFPNITAIGIGDALTEVMAIADKVATAVTVAAGATLVVGMLVLVQTMAAGMRRKLYEAVICKVCGAGRREVLVMLLTENALLGVMAGLAALVLGTALALAFVTTFMELPFRFFPGPAIGAVGLAAAATLLLGLAGVMRALSGQVGPWLRND is encoded by the coding sequence ATGGAGTTGCTCGACGATCTCGCCCTGGCGGCGCGTCTGGCCCGCCGGGAGCTTCGCGCCGGAATCCGGGGTTTCGGCGTGTTTCTGGCCTGCCTGGCCATCGGTGTCGGGGCCGTGGCCGGGGTGGGCAGCCTGGCCGCCGCCCATCGCCAGGGCCTGGCCCGGGACGCGGCCACGCTTCTCGGCGGCGACCTGGAGGCGACGCTCTCCCAGCGCCCGGCCACGCCCGAGGAACTGGCCGCCTTGCGGGCCCTGGGCCCGACCTCCCACCTCGTCTCCCTGCAGGTCATGGCCCGGCGCGAAACCGGGCCGGCCAAACGGGCCCTGGCCACCTTGCGGGCCGTGGACGAGGCCTATCCGCTCTACGGCGTGGTCGCCCTGGACCCCGCCCGGCCCCTGGCGGAGGTGCTGGCCGTGCGCGACGGGCTGCCAGGGGCGGCCGCCGCGCCGGAACTCCTTTCCCGCCTGGGCTTGGGCCTGGGCGAACGCCTCCGGGTGGCCGACGCCATTTTTGAAATACGGGCCGTGCTCGGCCGCGAGCCCGACGCCTCGGCCGGGCTGGCCTCCTCCCTGGGGCCGCGCCTGGTGGTCGGGATCGACCAGTTGGCAAAGGCCGGGCTGACCGGTCCCGGCAGCCTCACCCGGCATTCCTACCGGGTACGGCTGCCCGCCGGCGCCGACGCCCCGGCCCTGGCCGAGGGCCTACGCCAGGCCTTTCCCACCTCCGGCTGGCGCGTGCGCGACGCCGCCGCCGCCCAGCCGGGACTCGCGCGCTTCATGGACCGCCTCACCGCCGTCACCGGCCTGGTGGCCCTGGCCTCGCTGCTTTTGGGCGGCATCGGCGTCTCCCAGGCCGTTTCCGGCTATCTCGACGGCCGCACCATTGCCGTGGCCACCCTCAAATGCCTGGGCGCGCCCCGGCGCCTGGTCGCGGCCACCTATTTCCTGGTCATCGCCGCCCTGGCCGGGGTCGGCATCGCGGCCGGGCTGGCCCTGGGCGCGGCGGCGCCGCCGCTGGCCGGGCCGATCCTGTCGCGGTTTCTGCCCGTGACGCTGGCCCCCGGGCCCTACCCCGGCGCCCTGACCCTGGCCGCGGCCTGCGGCGCCCTGACCACCCTGGGCTTTTCCCTGCCCCATCTGGCCATGGCCGGCCGCACGCCGCCGCTGCTGCTGTTCCGCGGCTACGCCGCCCCGTCCCTGGCCCGGGCCACGCTTGCCGCCCGGCTGCCGGGCCTGGCCTGCCTGGCCGCCCTGGCCGCCCTGGCCATCGGCGTCTCGCCCAACCGGCGCCTGGGCATCGGCTTCGTCGTGGCCGTGGTCGGGGCCACGCTGCTGTTGCGCCTGCTCTCGCGCCTGGCCAGGCTGCTGGCCAGGCTTCCCGGCCGCCGCCACGGCCCGGTGGGCCTGGGCCTTCGCGCCCTGACCCGGCCGGACAACCGGGTGGCACCGGTGCTGGCCGCCCTGGGCCTGGGGCTTTCGATCCTGTGCGCCATGGCCCTGGTCGAGGCCAATTTCCGCCAGGCGGCCGTGGAGGACATCCCCCGCGCCGCGCCGGCTTTTTTCTTCGTCGACATCCAGCCCGGCCAGCGCGACGACTTCCTGGCCACGGCCACGGCCGTGCCGGGCGTGACGCGCGTCGAGACCTCGCCCATGGCCCGGGGCCGCATCGCGCGCCTCGGCGACGTCCCGGCCGAGTCGGTCGCGGCCGACGAGGACGTCCGCTGGGCCGTGCAGGGCGACCGGGGGCTCACCTACGCCGCGGACATGCCCCAGGGCACGCGCCTGACGGCCGGCCGCTGGTGGCCCCGGGACTACGCCGGACCGCCGCTGGTCTCGGTGGAGGAGGCCGTGGCCAAGGGGCTGGGGCTCGGGCTTGGCGACACGGTGACGGTCAATGTCCTCGGCCGGGAGATCACGGCCACAGTGGCCAGTCTGCGCCGGGTCAACTGGCTTTCCCTGGCCATCAACTACGTCTTCGTCTTTTCCCCGGGCAGCCTCGACGGGGCGCCCGTGACCTACCTGGCCACGGCCTACACGGACCCGGCCGCCCCGGGCAGCGACGAGGCGGTCTTCGCCGCGGTCACCGACCGTTTTCCCAACATCACGGCCATCGGCATCGGCGACGCCCTGACCGAGGTCATGGCCATCGCCGACAAGGTGGCCACGGCCGTGACCGTGGCCGCCGGCGCGACCCTCGTCGTGGGCATGCTGGTGCTGGTGCAGACCATGGCCGCGGGCATGCGGCGAAAGCTCTACGAGGCGGTCATCTGCAAGGTCTGCGGCGCCGGGCGGCGGGAGGTGCTGGTCATGCTGCTGACGGAAAACGCCCTGCTCGGCGTCATGGCCGGTCTGGCCGCCCTGGTCCTCGGCACGGCCCTGGCCCTGGCCTTCGTGACGACGTTCATGGAACTGCCGTTCCGCTTCTTTCCGGGCCCGGCCATCGGCGCGGTGGGACTGGCCGCGGCCGCGACCCTCCTCCTGGGCCTGGCCGGCGTGATGCGTGCCCTTTCGGGCCAGGTCGGGCCGTGGCTGCGAAACGATTGA
- a CDS encoding RNA polymerase sigma factor, giving the protein MAGSEARGEGSDDAVLSKAAAQGDQRAFAALVARHQPAVLHLVSRFCDDPDGMEDLAQEIFVKAYLNLGALRNGAVFRGWLHRIAANTCIDWLRRRKAEDGLVAGLDDSLADERDQERLEAREARRRLESAMAVLGPRDRTLLVLLGIEGKSVEEVAAMTGLTAVNVKVRAFRARRKLKAFLEKDYA; this is encoded by the coding sequence ATGGCAGGCAGCGAGGCACGAGGGGAAGGCAGCGACGACGCCGTCCTGAGCAAGGCGGCCGCCCAGGGCGACCAGCGGGCCTTCGCGGCCCTGGTCGCCAGGCACCAGCCCGCCGTGCTGCACCTGGTGTCCCGGTTCTGCGACGACCCGGACGGCATGGAGGACCTGGCCCAGGAGATCTTCGTCAAGGCCTACCTCAACCTGGGGGCGCTGCGCAACGGCGCGGTGTTTCGGGGCTGGCTGCACCGCATCGCCGCCAACACCTGCATCGACTGGCTGCGGCGCCGCAAGGCCGAGGACGGCCTGGTGGCCGGGCTCGACGACAGCCTGGCCGACGAACGCGACCAGGAGCGCCTGGAAGCCAGGGAAGCCCGGCGCCGCCTGGAGTCGGCCATGGCGGTGCTCGGGCCCCGGGACCGCACCCTGCTCGTGCTGCTCGGCATCGAGGGCAAAAGCGTCGAGGAGGTGGCGGCCATGACCGGCCTCACGGCGGTCAACGTCAAGGTGCGGGCCTTTCGGGCCAGGCGAAAGCTCAAGGCTTTCCTGGAGAAGGACTATGCGTAA
- a CDS encoding shikimate kinase, with the protein MSPLDERNIYLIGPRASGKTTLGRLLAERLGRPFADLDARFVEIHGESIAALVARDGWEAFRLAEAAIMAEIGKETGLVVATGGGAVLMPENRAVLARGLVFYLQAQPERLAERLMADMLEAQRPRLTELGLREEITATLAEREPLYLACAHACLPERGPEELLDMALRALAAW; encoded by the coding sequence ATGTCCCCCCTTGACGAACGCAACATCTACCTCATCGGCCCCCGGGCCTCGGGCAAGACGACGCTCGGCCGGCTTTTGGCCGAGCGCCTGGGCCGGCCCTTCGCGGACCTCGACGCCCGGTTCGTGGAAATCCACGGCGAGAGCATCGCCGCCCTGGTCGCCCGGGACGGCTGGGAGGCCTTCCGCCTGGCCGAGGCGGCCATCATGGCCGAGATCGGGAAGGAGACGGGGCTGGTGGTGGCCACCGGCGGCGGGGCGGTGCTCATGCCCGAAAACCGGGCGGTCCTGGCGCGCGGCCTGGTCTTCTACCTTCAGGCCCAGCCCGAGCGGCTGGCCGAGCGGCTCATGGCCGACATGCTCGAGGCGCAGCGGCCAAGGCTCACGGAACTGGGCCTTCGCGAGGAAATCACCGCCACCCTGGCCGAGCGCGAACCCCTCTACCTCGCCTGCGCCCACGCCTGCCTGCCCGAACGCGGCCCCGAGGAACTGCTGGACATGGCCCTGCGCGCCCTGGCCGCCTGGTAG
- a CDS encoding ATP-dependent 6-phosphofructokinase, which translates to MEASCEKASVDTSIPVLGPAKIPSPLPYCRFADDARVRLELDAGELGEGAGPCFVDFELAGPRSRIYYDSSKVKAAIVTCGGLCPGLNDVIRAIVMEAHHNYNVAGVLGIRFGLQGFIESYGHAPVELTPENVSDIHQFGGTVLGSSRGPQKPEDIADSLERLNVAMLFVIGGDGTMKAARRIQEEIAKRGSKISIIGVPKTIDNDINLVTQSFGFDTAVEKATEAIRCAHTEAIGVLNGVGLVKLMGRESGFIAAQATLALKEVNYVLVPEYPFALTGPHGLLPSLEERLRHRGHAVIVAAEGAGQHLLPDTGLRDASGNPVLGDIAQFLSAEIEAHFRQRGLPMTLKFIDPSYIVRSVPANANDRVYCGFLGQNAVHAAMAGKTGMVVSKLYGRYVHLPLDLVTMRRKKLNITSDYWRSVIESTGQHGVTPFAEDPAIFCPV; encoded by the coding sequence ATGGAAGCTTCCTGCGAAAAGGCGTCCGTGGACACGTCCATACCGGTCCTCGGGCCGGCCAAGATCCCCTCGCCGCTGCCCTATTGCCGCTTCGCCGACGACGCCCGGGTCCGGCTGGAGCTCGACGCCGGGGAGCTCGGCGAGGGCGCCGGGCCGTGCTTCGTCGATTTCGAGCTGGCCGGCCCGAGAAGCCGCATCTATTACGACTCCTCCAAGGTCAAGGCGGCCATCGTCACCTGCGGCGGCCTGTGTCCGGGCTTAAACGACGTCATCCGGGCCATCGTCATGGAGGCGCACCACAACTACAACGTGGCCGGCGTGCTCGGGATCCGCTTCGGCCTGCAAGGCTTCATCGAGTCCTACGGCCACGCCCCGGTGGAACTGACCCCGGAAAACGTTTCCGACATCCACCAGTTCGGCGGCACGGTGCTCGGTTCGAGCCGGGGGCCGCAAAAGCCCGAGGACATCGCCGACTCCCTGGAACGCCTCAATGTCGCCATGCTCTTCGTCATCGGCGGCGACGGCACCATGAAGGCCGCCCGGCGCATCCAGGAGGAGATCGCCAAGCGCGGCTCGAAAATCAGCATCATCGGCGTGCCGAAAACCATCGACAACGACATCAACCTGGTCACCCAGTCCTTCGGCTTCGACACGGCCGTGGAAAAGGCCACCGAGGCCATCCGCTGCGCCCACACCGAGGCCATCGGCGTGTTAAACGGCGTGGGCCTGGTCAAGCTCATGGGCCGCGAATCCGGGTTCATCGCCGCCCAGGCCACCCTGGCCCTCAAGGAAGTCAACTACGTCCTGGTGCCGGAATACCCCTTCGCGCTCACCGGCCCCCATGGGCTGCTGCCCTCCCTAGAGGAGCGCCTGCGGCACCGGGGCCATGCCGTGATCGTGGCCGCCGAGGGCGCGGGCCAGCATCTGCTGCCGGACACGGGGTTGCGCGACGCCTCGGGCAATCCGGTGCTGGGCGACATCGCCCAGTTCCTCTCCGCCGAGATCGAGGCCCATTTCCGCCAGCGCGGCCTGCCCATGACGCTCAAGTTCATCGACCCGAGCTACATCGTGCGCTCGGTGCCGGCCAACGCCAACGACCGGGTCTATTGCGGCTTTCTCGGGCAAAACGCCGTGCACGCGGCCATGGCCGGCAAGACGGGCATGGTGGTCTCGAAGCTCTACGGCCGCTACGTCCACCTGCCGCTGGACCTGGTGACCATGCGGCGAAAAAAACTCAACATCACGTCGGATTACTGGCGTTCGGTCATCGAATCCACGGGCCAGCACGGGGTGACGCCGTTCGCCGAGGACCCGGCCATTTTCTGCCCGGTCTGA